One part of the Sphingobacterium sp. LZ7M1 genome encodes these proteins:
- a CDS encoding TonB-dependent receptor codes for MTLNVSTISEEISWEHPTFKNFNGSIGISAMQQDNTYKGRYLIPAYNSQTYGAYWIEKWKKNKWELQGGIRYDFKQISTVRYPYNNQPVEHDFDFSTIGASFNTIYHLSDHIRINGMVSLANRAPHVNELLIDGIHQGTATYELGDVNLKIEQAVNTVLGLSYSNEEKSVNIDWSVFYNSINNFIYLQPRPGEPVLTIAGAFPKFVYQQADAYLTGTDLLINYKPVQKLDIIGKASLLRAYNKTINDWLISMPSDRFSLGFNYELPDIRSFQKSYIGMEIPLVLKQTRVPDENIHGQQDYKLPPDGYLLTNISAGTVVSVLGRSLNINLAVSNLFNTRYRNYLNSFRYFTDEMGRNISVRLKYVF; via the coding sequence ATGACTTTGAATGTCAGCACGATTTCCGAAGAAATTTCTTGGGAGCATCCCACATTCAAAAACTTTAACGGAAGTATCGGCATATCCGCTATGCAGCAGGACAATACCTACAAAGGTCGGTATCTCATCCCTGCCTACAATTCCCAAACATACGGTGCATACTGGATTGAAAAATGGAAGAAGAACAAATGGGAGCTTCAGGGCGGTATCAGGTATGATTTTAAGCAAATCAGTACGGTACGATACCCTTACAATAACCAGCCTGTGGAGCATGACTTTGATTTTTCAACAATCGGGGCATCATTCAATACCATCTACCATCTTTCAGACCATATCAGGATAAACGGAATGGTCAGCCTTGCCAATAGGGCTCCCCACGTTAACGAACTGCTCATTGACGGCATACATCAAGGTACTGCCACCTATGAACTTGGGGACGTAAACCTGAAAATAGAGCAGGCTGTAAACACGGTCTTGGGGCTTTCATATAGCAATGAAGAAAAATCAGTAAATATAGACTGGTCTGTATTCTACAATTCCATCAACAACTTTATCTATTTACAGCCCCGCCCGGGAGAGCCTGTATTGACCATTGCAGGTGCATTTCCCAAATTCGTCTATCAACAGGCTGATGCCTATCTCACGGGAACGGATTTATTAATCAATTACAAGCCTGTACAGAAACTGGACATCATAGGAAAGGCATCTTTGCTAAGGGCGTACAATAAAACGATAAACGACTGGCTGATTTCCATGCCATCGGACAGGTTTTCATTGGGGTTCAATTACGAACTGCCCGATATAAGGTCTTTCCAAAAATCCTATATCGGGATGGAAATTCCGCTGGTCTTAAAACAGACAAGAGTACCTGATGAAAACATACACGGCCAGCAGGATTATAAGCTGCCCCCTGATGGTTATCTCCTGACAAATATATCCGCTGGTACAGTGGTCAGTGTCTTGGGCAGGTCACTGAACATCAATCTTGCAGTGAGCAACCTGTTCAATACCCGGTACAGAAACTACCTGAACAGCTTCAGGTATTTTACGGACGAAATGGGCAGAAACATCTCCGTTAGATTAAAGTACGTTTTCTGA
- a CDS encoding heavy-metal-associated domain-containing protein has product MENKQFQFKTNINCGGCIASVKPHLDKAEGICHWEVDTANKDKVLTVKSEGITEHEVISTVQKAGFKIEPLDA; this is encoded by the coding sequence ATGGAAAATAAACAATTTCAATTCAAGACGAACATCAATTGCGGCGGCTGTATCGCATCTGTAAAGCCGCACTTGGACAAGGCAGAGGGCATCTGCCATTGGGAAGTGGACACGGCCAACAAGGACAAAGTACTTACCGTGAAGTCCGAGGGCATTACCGAGCATGAAGTAATATCGACCGTGCAAAAGGCAGGCTTCAAAATAGAACCTTTGGATGCCTAA
- a CDS encoding DUF305 domain-containing protein: protein MENMQNSHHAGHSSEHGTHNTKHASAMYKRFAVMAVAMFAVMYFIMYAMIDGWQNLIPNINNLYMTLLMTSAMLLIELAIMKVMYPNRKMNWAIAIISVAVGIFSWFGIREQINVGDKQFAKGMIPHHAAAILMSEKAHLTDPELIELQKNILKTQAEEIELMKRKLKEFEESK from the coding sequence ATGGAAAATATGCAAAACAGTCACCATGCGGGTCATTCCTCGGAGCATGGCACGCACAATACAAAACATGCTTCGGCCATGTACAAACGCTTTGCGGTGATGGCTGTAGCCATGTTCGCAGTGATGTATTTTATCATGTACGCTATGATTGACGGGTGGCAGAACCTGATACCCAATATCAACAATTTGTACATGACCCTGCTGATGACCTCGGCAATGCTGCTTATCGAATTAGCGATAATGAAAGTAATGTACCCCAACAGGAAGATGAATTGGGCGATAGCCATCATCTCGGTTGCTGTTGGCATCTTTTCATGGTTTGGTATCAGGGAACAAATCAATGTCGGGGACAAGCAGTTTGCAAAGGGTATGATACCCCATCACGCAGCAGCCATATTGATGTCCGAAAAGGCACACCTGACCGACCCGGAACTGATAGAGCTGCAAAAAAATATACTTAAAACCCAAGCGGAAGAAATTGAACTAATGAAGCGCAAGCTAAAAGAGTTTGAAGAAAGTAAATAA
- a CDS encoding heavy metal translocating P-type ATPase yields the protein MATNRENIYIPLEDVESEHCALIVEKGLAQVKGVETHKVELNNRRAAITVDSNETVGEAVKAIKDLGYGVPTVKSAFPVLGMTCASCAGSAESIVKYQPGVVNASVNFATGNLTVEYLPNMTDASTLQKAVQGVGYDLLIEDKTKQQETLEAIHEKKFRTLKNKTIWAIILSLPVVIIGMFFMDMPYADPIMWLFSTPVVIWLGRDFFVNAWKQAKHRSANMDTLVALSTGIAYLFSVFNMLFADFWHQRGLHAHVYFEAAAVIIAFILLGKLLEERAKGNTSSAIKKLMGLQPKTVIVVHADGTEKQTAIEDVSAGDVILVKPGEKIAVDGMVISGNSYVDESMLSGEPVPVLKKEKEKVFAGTINQKGSFRFRAVKVGKETMLAHIIKMVQDAQGSKAPVQKLVDRIAGIFVPTVIGIAILTFTLWLILGGENGVVQGLLAAVTVLVIACPCALGLATPTAIMVGVGKGAENGILIKDAESLELAKKVNAIVLDKTGTITEGRPQVTGIKWLNNEDTAKEILLSIEKQSEHPLAEAVVKHLGDVATTSLSMFDSITGKGAKADHDNETYYVGNKKLLAENNIAIAGELQDQAEEWGKQSKTVIWFANSKKALAVIAIADKIKETSVRAIREMQEMGIDLYMLTGDNEATAKAIAEQTGIKHYKAEVLPQHKADFVKELQSKGKVVAMVGDGINDSTALATADVSIAMGKGSDIAMDVAKMTIISSDLTKIPQAIRLSKQTVATIKQNLFWAFIYNVIGIPVAAGILYPVNGFLLNPMIAGAAMALSSVSVVSNSLRLKWKK from the coding sequence ATGGCGACAAACAGAGAAAATATATACATACCGTTGGAGGATGTAGAAAGCGAACACTGTGCATTAATCGTTGAAAAGGGATTGGCACAGGTAAAAGGCGTAGAAACCCATAAAGTAGAGCTGAACAACCGCAGGGCAGCGATTACAGTAGATAGCAATGAAACCGTAGGCGAAGCTGTTAAGGCAATTAAAGATTTAGGTTACGGAGTTCCTACGGTTAAAAGTGCTTTTCCGGTATTGGGCATGACCTGTGCATCCTGTGCGGGCAGTGCCGAAAGCATTGTTAAATACCAACCGGGAGTAGTTAATGCTTCCGTGAACTTTGCAACGGGCAATCTTACCGTGGAATATCTGCCCAATATGACCGATGCCTCCACCCTGCAAAAAGCGGTTCAGGGAGTAGGTTACGACCTATTGATTGAAGACAAAACCAAGCAGCAGGAAACGCTCGAAGCCATCCACGAAAAGAAATTCCGAACCTTGAAAAACAAGACCATTTGGGCAATTATCCTTTCCCTGCCCGTGGTAATCATAGGAATGTTCTTTATGGATATGCCCTATGCAGACCCGATAATGTGGCTCTTTTCCACGCCCGTTGTAATATGGTTGGGCAGGGATTTTTTTGTAAACGCTTGGAAGCAGGCAAAGCACCGTTCCGCCAATATGGATACGCTGGTGGCATTGAGTACAGGTATTGCCTACCTGTTCAGTGTTTTCAATATGCTGTTTGCCGACTTTTGGCATCAACGGGGACTGCATGCTCACGTATATTTTGAAGCGGCTGCCGTTATTATCGCATTCATCCTCTTGGGAAAACTGCTGGAAGAAAGAGCCAAAGGCAACACCTCTTCAGCCATTAAGAAGCTGATGGGCTTGCAGCCAAAAACGGTCATCGTGGTACATGCGGACGGAACGGAAAAGCAGACCGCTATCGAAGACGTAAGCGCAGGCGATGTGATACTCGTAAAGCCCGGTGAAAAGATTGCGGTAGACGGCATGGTCATATCGGGCAATTCGTATGTGGACGAAAGCATGTTAAGCGGTGAGCCTGTACCTGTATTGAAAAAAGAAAAAGAAAAAGTATTTGCAGGAACGATTAACCAAAAAGGCAGCTTCCGGTTCAGGGCGGTAAAAGTGGGCAAAGAAACCATGCTTGCCCACATCATCAAAATGGTGCAGGATGCACAGGGAAGCAAAGCACCCGTACAGAAACTGGTCGATAGGATTGCGGGCATCTTTGTTCCCACAGTGATAGGTATTGCCATCCTGACATTTACGCTATGGTTGATTTTGGGAGGCGAAAACGGGGTTGTTCAAGGTCTGTTGGCAGCCGTTACGGTATTGGTCATTGCCTGCCCCTGTGCTTTAGGCTTAGCGACACCCACCGCTATTATGGTAGGCGTTGGTAAAGGTGCTGAAAATGGCATTTTGATAAAGGATGCCGAAAGTTTGGAACTGGCCAAAAAAGTAAATGCCATCGTTTTGGACAAAACCGGAACCATCACCGAGGGAAGACCACAGGTAACGGGCATTAAATGGCTGAACAATGAGGACACTGCAAAAGAAATCCTTTTGAGCATCGAAAAGCAATCCGAGCATCCATTGGCAGAAGCCGTAGTGAAGCATCTTGGCGATGTAGCGACCACCTCTTTATCCATGTTCGACAGCATTACGGGCAAAGGCGCAAAAGCAGACCATGACAACGAAACCTATTATGTAGGCAACAAAAAGCTATTGGCAGAAAACAACATTGCCATTGCCGGCGAATTACAAGACCAGGCCGAAGAATGGGGCAAACAGTCTAAAACCGTTATCTGGTTTGCAAACAGCAAAAAGGCTCTTGCTGTAATCGCTATCGCCGATAAGATTAAGGAAACATCGGTGCGGGCTATCCGGGAAATGCAGGAAATGGGCATTGACCTGTATATGCTGACCGGAGATAATGAAGCTACTGCAAAAGCCATTGCGGAGCAGACAGGCATCAAGCATTACAAAGCCGAAGTTTTGCCACAGCACAAAGCCGACTTTGTGAAAGAACTGCAAAGTAAAGGAAAGGTAGTGGCAATGGTGGGCGATGGTATCAACGACAGCACCGCATTGGCAACAGCCGATGTAAGTATCGCAATGGGCAAAGGCAGCGACATCGCAATGGACGTAGCCAAGATGACCATCATTTCGTCCGACCTGACCAAGATACCGCAGGCAATACGCTTGTCCAAACAGACCGTAGCCACCATCAAGCAAAACCTGTTCTGGGCGTTTATCTACAACGTAATCGGCATTCCGGTAGCGGCAGGCATCCTTTACCCTGTTAACGGCTTCCTGCTCAACCCGATGATTGCGGGTGCGGCAATGGCATTGAGCAGCGTGAGCGTGGTCAGTAACAGCCTGCGGTTGAAGTGGAAGAAATAA
- a CDS encoding DUF3347 domain-containing protein, which produces MKNLTLSIIAVIMAFVTVSCNQASNKNEQSSSDTAVVSQEQSASQPKEDDTVAAPVVSETPSGQEAKATGKEEAKNFSIAPIVTDYLSLKNALVSDDDKAAASSGKKLLATLNKVDMKAVPADKHKKYMDIADDAKEHAEHIGENVGNIHHQREHLASLGEDLKDLIDLFGTSQTLYQDHCPMFNDGKGAVWFSENKEIKNPYYGSKMLTCGKVEKTINSK; this is translated from the coding sequence ATGAAAAATCTAACATTATCAATCATTGCTGTTATCATGGCATTTGTAACAGTATCATGCAATCAGGCATCCAACAAAAACGAGCAGTCTTCAAGTGATACTGCTGTTGTATCACAAGAACAGTCAGCTTCCCAACCAAAAGAGGATGATACGGTAGCTGCGCCCGTTGTGAGTGAAACTCCGAGCGGTCAGGAAGCAAAAGCAACAGGAAAAGAAGAAGCAAAAAACTTTTCTATTGCGCCCATAGTTACCGATTATCTGTCCTTAAAGAACGCCCTTGTTTCGGACGATGACAAAGCTGCCGCCAGTTCAGGGAAAAAGCTGTTAGCTACCCTGAATAAAGTGGACATGAAAGCCGTTCCTGCCGATAAGCACAAAAAGTACATGGACATAGCGGACGATGCTAAAGAACACGCAGAACATATCGGGGAAAATGTCGGCAACATCCACCACCAGCGGGAACATTTGGCCTCGCTTGGCGAAGATTTGAAAGACCTGATTGATTTGTTCGGTACATCGCAAACATTGTATCAGGACCATTGCCCGATGTTCAATGACGGTAAGGGTGCTGTTTGGTTCAGCGAAAACAAGGAAATCAAAAACCCTTACTACGGTTCTAAAATGCTGACCTGCGGTAAGGTGGAAAAAACAATTAACAGCAAATAA
- a CDS encoding heavy metal translocating P-type ATPase, with product MKKYTCPMHPQVLKDEPGKCPLCGMALVPGGGTSASHEHTPEHEHSGHSQHGHDDENFDKHEGHNTGDFLTRFWISLVITIPILLLSHMIQQWLGFSLAFNGDKYVLLALGTVIYCYGGLPFLKGMIGEVKAKAIGMMTLVAIAISVAYVYSVAVVFGLQGMDFFWELATLIDIMLLGHWLEMRSQMAASRALQSLVALLPNDVTVERGGEAVKIKLEDLQSGETAIIKPGEKIPADGLVLEGLSYINESMLTGESVPVKKEKDGKVIAGSINGDGALKVKVTAVGKDSYLNRVINLVQEAQATKSNTQNLADKVAKWLTFIAIAVGIGTFAYWYASSGDIAFALERMVTVMVTACPHALGVAIPLVVAISTTLSATNGLLIRNRTAFETTRKLSTVIFDKTGTLTKGSHAVEKVIPLTDEYNADEVIQYAAAVQQNSEHHIAKGIMATLKEKSLALWKSENFSYMQGIGVKGVVNGKNVVAGGPNYFTENHLSLPEIPSEINQEAETVNFVLIDDRVIGIITLADSIREGSAQAIEELKKMGIKSFLLTGDNDRIAAAVAGKLGMDGYLANVLPHNKQEKVKEFQAKGEIVAMTGDGVNDAPALAQADVGIAVGSGTDVAAETADIILVDSDPRDVVKLIDFGKLTYKKMVQNLIWAVGYNVVAIPLAAGVLYPNFVLSPAMGAVLMSVSTIVVAINASFLKIKK from the coding sequence ATGAAAAAATACACGTGTCCCATGCACCCGCAGGTGCTAAAAGACGAACCGGGCAAATGCCCTCTTTGTGGCATGGCATTGGTTCCCGGTGGCGGTACGTCAGCTTCTCATGAACACACGCCAGAACATGAGCATTCCGGGCATTCTCAACATGGCCATGATGACGAAAACTTTGATAAACATGAGGGGCATAATACAGGCGATTTCCTCACACGTTTTTGGATAAGCCTTGTCATTACAATCCCTATCTTGCTCCTGTCGCACATGATACAGCAATGGTTGGGTTTCTCCCTTGCTTTCAATGGCGATAAATATGTGCTGTTGGCATTGGGTACGGTGATTTATTGCTATGGAGGCTTACCGTTCCTAAAGGGAATGATTGGCGAGGTGAAAGCCAAAGCCATAGGGATGATGACACTTGTTGCCATTGCCATATCCGTAGCCTATGTTTATTCCGTAGCCGTTGTATTTGGCTTGCAGGGTATGGACTTCTTTTGGGAACTGGCAACCCTAATTGACATCATGCTGTTAGGGCATTGGCTGGAAATGCGTTCCCAAATGGCTGCTTCACGGGCATTACAGTCATTGGTGGCTTTGCTGCCCAACGATGTTACCGTGGAACGTGGCGGAGAAGCTGTAAAGATAAAGCTCGAAGACCTGCAAAGCGGTGAAACGGCTATCATAAAACCGGGAGAAAAAATTCCAGCCGATGGATTGGTACTGGAGGGGCTTTCGTATATCAACGAGAGTATGCTTACCGGGGAAAGTGTTCCCGTAAAAAAGGAAAAGGACGGAAAGGTCATCGCAGGCTCTATCAATGGCGATGGTGCGCTGAAAGTTAAGGTAACAGCCGTGGGAAAAGACAGCTACCTGAACAGGGTTATCAATCTTGTGCAGGAAGCGCAGGCTACTAAGTCTAATACACAGAACCTTGCGGACAAAGTTGCCAAATGGCTCACCTTTATTGCCATTGCCGTGGGCATAGGCACATTTGCCTATTGGTATGCAAGCAGTGGAGATATTGCCTTTGCGCTTGAAAGAATGGTGACGGTAATGGTAACGGCCTGCCCGCACGCATTGGGCGTGGCTATCCCGTTGGTGGTCGCCATTTCCACAACGCTTTCGGCGACCAATGGCCTGCTCATCCGCAACCGTACGGCATTTGAAACCACCCGAAAACTTTCCACCGTCATTTTTGATAAGACCGGAACGCTCACCAAAGGTTCCCATGCCGTAGAAAAGGTTATACCGTTAACAGACGAATATAATGCCGATGAGGTTATCCAGTATGCTGCCGCAGTACAGCAAAATTCGGAACACCATATCGCCAAAGGCATTATGGCTACATTGAAAGAAAAGAGCCTTGCCTTATGGAAGTCTGAAAACTTCAGCTATATGCAGGGCATAGGTGTTAAAGGTGTTGTGAACGGGAAAAATGTCGTAGCTGGCGGCCCGAATTATTTCACCGAAAACCACCTTTCCCTGCCGGAAATACCAAGCGAAATCAATCAGGAAGCCGAAACGGTCAACTTTGTCCTCATTGATGACCGGGTAATCGGCATCATTACTTTGGCAGACAGCATCCGTGAGGGGTCGGCACAGGCGATTGAGGAACTCAAAAAAATGGGCATCAAGTCCTTTCTGCTCACCGGGGACAACGACAGGATTGCTGCTGCCGTAGCCGGAAAATTGGGTATGGACGGGTATTTGGCTAATGTGCTTCCGCACAACAAGCAGGAGAAAGTAAAGGAGTTTCAGGCAAAAGGCGAAATCGTAGCAATGACTGGTGATGGTGTAAATGATGCACCTGCACTGGCACAGGCAGATGTGGGCATTGCCGTGGGTTCCGGTACGGACGTGGCTGCCGAAACAGCGGATATCATATTGGTAGACAGCGACCCGAGGGATGTGGTCAAACTGATTGACTTCGGCAAACTTACCTACAAAAAGATGGTACAGAACCTGATATGGGCGGTTGGCTACAACGTGGTGGCAATACCCCTTGCGGCAGGCGTACTCTATCCGAATTTTGTTTTAAGTCCCGCTATGGGTGCTGTGCTGATGAGTGTAAGCACCATTGTAGTGGCTATTAACGCAAGTTTTTTAAAAATCAAAAAATAA
- a CDS encoding multicopper oxidase family protein — MNRYKKIPIRILQTVLMLLCTQTLFAQRVVHYELYVKDTLVNYAGKQKRAIAVNGQIPMPTLTFTEGDTAEIVVHNQLKESTSLHWHGVFLPNKEDGVPWLTQKPIAPGTTYTYRFPIIQHGTHWYHSHSGLQEQIGMYGSFIMKKRGDDKTFRKGIDDLPTVPIILSEWTNLNPDNINRMLHNANDWAAIKKGATQSYVEAIKEGKLGVKVKNEWKRMLAMDVSDVYYDKILINGSHSTDLKTIGGKKLKAGDKVRLRVSNGGASSYFWLRYAGGKITVVANDGNDVEPVEVDRLIIAVSETYDIVVTIPQDGLAYEFLATTEDRTQSASYFIGDGVKQLISPLPRLKYFEGMKMMNDMMKMNGDLDDMGMKMSLNQMDMNVVMYPEITGDAAKKSDHSKHEGMNMDDDPNRYNANALGDIKTLNYAMLQSPYNTSLPKDAPVKELKFTLTGNMNRYVWSMDNKILSETDKIPVKKGEILRITIYNNSMMRHPMHLHGFDFRVINGKGEKSPLKNVLDIMPMETDTIEFLANEEGDWFFHCHILYHMMAGMNRVFEVGDYNNPYLPDKAKAYKELQRESNMPHFMAQNDFATNGNDGEAMLMNARYQLGTEWRLGYNSMHGYEVETHLGRYIGKMQWFMPFVGFDFRYRKMGEDEHEKNIFGQTNKKDTRKAFSLGFMYTLPMLVNFQAEVYHDGIVRLQLMREDIPISKRLRGGFMVNTDLEYMGELRYIINKNIGIRTHYDSDMGFGVGLALTY, encoded by the coding sequence ATGAACAGATATAAAAAAATACCCATAAGAATATTGCAAACAGTGCTGATGCTGCTTTGCACGCAAACGCTGTTTGCACAGAGAGTAGTGCATTACGAGCTGTATGTAAAAGATACACTTGTCAACTATGCAGGTAAGCAAAAAAGGGCGATTGCCGTAAACGGGCAAATCCCCATGCCCACCCTTACCTTTACCGAGGGCGACACTGCCGAAATAGTGGTGCACAACCAATTGAAAGAAAGCACATCACTGCACTGGCATGGTGTGTTCCTGCCCAATAAAGAAGACGGTGTGCCCTGGCTTACGCAAAAGCCCATCGCACCGGGTACAACCTACACCTACCGTTTTCCGATTATCCAGCATGGCACGCACTGGTATCATTCGCACTCAGGCTTGCAGGAGCAGATAGGCATGTACGGTAGTTTTATCATGAAAAAAAGAGGCGACGATAAAACCTTTAGAAAAGGAATTGACGATTTGCCGACCGTCCCGATTATATTAAGTGAGTGGACAAATCTTAACCCGGATAACATCAACCGTATGCTACACAATGCAAATGATTGGGCGGCCATTAAGAAAGGTGCTACGCAATCGTACGTTGAAGCTATTAAGGAGGGAAAATTAGGCGTAAAGGTAAAAAATGAGTGGAAACGGATGCTGGCGATGGATGTCAGTGATGTTTACTATGATAAAATCCTAATAAATGGTAGCCATAGCACCGATTTGAAAACAATTGGTGGTAAAAAGCTAAAAGCAGGTGACAAAGTCAGATTACGCGTTTCCAATGGCGGGGCGTCTTCGTATTTCTGGCTAAGATATGCTGGAGGGAAAATTACAGTAGTAGCGAATGATGGAAATGATGTTGAGCCTGTAGAAGTGGATAGATTAATCATTGCAGTTTCTGAAACTTACGATATTGTAGTGACTATCCCTCAAGATGGGTTAGCATATGAGTTTTTAGCAACAACCGAGGACAGAACACAATCAGCAAGCTACTTTATAGGTGATGGGGTCAAACAGCTTATTTCCCCGCTCCCACGATTGAAGTATTTCGAGGGGATGAAGATGATGAACGATATGATGAAAATGAATGGCGATTTGGACGATATGGGCATGAAGATGAGCCTGAACCAAATGGACATGAATGTAGTGATGTATCCCGAAATTACCGGAGATGCAGCAAAGAAATCAGACCACAGCAAGCATGAAGGTATGAACATGGATGACGACCCTAACCGTTACAACGCTAATGCCTTGGGAGACATCAAAACATTAAATTATGCTATGTTGCAATCGCCTTACAACACCTCCCTTCCAAAAGATGCGCCTGTAAAAGAGTTGAAGTTCACACTTACTGGCAACATGAACCGCTATGTATGGAGCATGGATAATAAAATACTTTCGGAAACGGACAAAATACCTGTAAAAAAAGGAGAAATCCTACGGATTACCATTTATAATAATTCGATGATGCGGCATCCTATGCATCTTCACGGATTTGATTTTAGGGTGATAAACGGAAAAGGCGAAAAATCGCCGCTTAAAAATGTGTTGGATATCATGCCTATGGAAACGGATACCATTGAGTTTTTAGCAAATGAGGAAGGTGATTGGTTCTTTCATTGCCATATATTATATCACATGATGGCGGGAATGAACAGGGTGTTTGAAGTTGGAGACTACAATAACCCCTATTTACCTGACAAGGCAAAAGCCTATAAAGAATTGCAAAGAGAAAGTAATATGCCCCATTTTATGGCACAAAACGATTTTGCAACCAATGGTAATGATGGAGAAGCTATGCTAATGAATGCACGCTATCAATTAGGAACAGAATGGCGCTTAGGCTATAATAGTATGCACGGGTATGAAGTAGAAACTCACTTAGGTAGATACATTGGAAAGATGCAATGGTTCATGCCCTTTGTAGGTTTTGATTTTCGTTACCGGAAAATGGGAGAAGATGAGCACGAAAAGAACATATTTGGACAAACCAACAAGAAAGACACCCGCAAGGCGTTCAGTTTAGGGTTTATGTATACGTTACCTATGCTGGTCAATTTCCAGGCAGAAGTATATCACGATGGAATTGTAAGATTGCAGTTAATGCGCGAAGATATTCCAATTTCAAAAAGATTAAGAGGTGGCTTCATGGTAAATACCGACTTAGAATATATGGGGGAGCTTAGGTATATCATCAATAAAAATATAGGTATACGTACCCACTATGATAGTGATATGGGATTTGGTGTAGGGCTTGCATTGACATATTAA
- a CDS encoding DUF3347 domain-containing protein — MKSLSKIVMVIAVLLSSMNGFAQIKNAKTETVKIYGNCGMCKTTIEKAGNIKKVANVDWNKDTKMATLTYDSEKTNQDEILKRIALAGYDSEKFRAPDDVYAKLAECCQYDRPLKTIAQNKGAAMDMKVGHGNHNHGEMAAPANKDAAQNQSQLKAVFDNYFSVKDALIKTDEATASAKAAELAASLKAVDMNKLSAEEHTAWMKVMQDLTANAESISKSKDVAKQRSAFAALSGSIYILAKVSKQDTPVYYQHCPMYNGGKGANWLSKENAIKNPYYGSQMLTCGSTVETIK, encoded by the coding sequence ATGAAATCATTATCAAAAATAGTGATGGTAATCGCCGTATTACTATCCTCAATGAATGGTTTCGCACAAATCAAAAATGCGAAAACAGAAACCGTAAAGATTTACGGCAATTGTGGTATGTGTAAAACCACCATCGAAAAAGCAGGTAACATAAAAAAGGTAGCCAACGTGGACTGGAACAAAGATACCAAGATGGCTACGCTCACGTATGACAGCGAGAAAACAAATCAGGATGAAATCCTGAAACGTATCGCTTTGGCGGGTTATGATAGTGAGAAGTTCCGTGCGCCGGATGACGTATATGCGAAACTGGCTGAATGCTGCCAGTACGATAGACCTTTGAAGACAATTGCCCAAAACAAAGGGGCGGCAATGGACATGAAAGTCGGACATGGCAATCACAACCACGGTGAAATGGCAGCACCCGCTAACAAGGATGCAGCTCAAAATCAATCACAGCTAAAAGCTGTGTTTGACAACTACTTTTCAGTGAAAGATGCTTTGATAAAAACCGATGAGGCAACTGCATCTGCCAAAGCCGCTGAATTGGCTGCATCCCTTAAAGCAGTCGATATGAACAAGCTTTCGGCAGAGGAACATACGGCTTGGATGAAAGTAATGCAGGACTTGACAGCTAATGCGGAAAGCATTTCAAAATCAAAAGACGTTGCAAAACAAAGAAGTGCTTTTGCGGCACTTTCGGGAAGCATCTACATACTGGCTAAAGTGTCTAAACAGGATACACCAGTTTATTACCAGCACTGTCCTATGTACAATGGAGGTAAGGGGGCCAATTGGCTAAGTAAAGAGAATGCCATTAAAAACCCATATTACGGCTCACAGATGCTTACCTGCGGCAGTACGGTCGAAACCATTAAATAA
- a CDS encoding heme-binding domain-containing protein yields MTIKKKIILGLAVVLIAIQFFQPLRNQAVEVPATHIERVYTVPQNVKAILVQSCYDCHSNNTHYPWYSRIQPGAWYMAEHIKKGKEELNFSEFGDYSVRRQRNKFRAMAGQVKDGEMPLSSYTLIHRNAVLSPEDKQVLIAWFGTMEDSIK; encoded by the coding sequence ATGACCATAAAGAAGAAAATCATATTGGGGCTGGCTGTCGTCCTGATTGCCATACAGTTCTTTCAGCCCTTACGGAACCAGGCGGTTGAAGTGCCAGCCACCCATATCGAAAGGGTGTACACCGTACCCCAAAATGTAAAGGCTATCCTTGTTCAGTCCTGTTATGACTGCCATAGCAACAATACCCATTATCCGTGGTACAGCCGTATCCAGCCCGGCGCATGGTACATGGCAGAGCATATAAAAAAGGGGAAAGAGGAACTCAACTTTAGCGAATTTGGCGACTATTCTGTCCGCAGGCAGCGAAACAAGTTCAGGGCTATGGCCGGGCAGGTTAAGGACGGGGAAATGCCATTGTCGTCATATACGCTAATTCATCGTAATGCAGTATTGTCACCGGAGGATAAGCAGGTTTTGATAGCGTGGTTTGGCACAATGGAAGACAGCATTAAATAA